Proteins from a single region of Pyrus communis chromosome 6, drPyrComm1.1, whole genome shotgun sequence:
- the LOC137736907 gene encoding major allergen Pyr c 1, whose translation MGLYTFENEFTSEIPPSRLFKAFVLDADNLIPKIAPQAVKHAEILEGNGGPGTIKKITFGEGSQYGYVKHRVDSIDEASYSYAYTLIEGDALTDTIEKISYETKLVASGSGSTIKSISHYHTKEGIEIKEEHVKAGKEKAHGLFKLIESYLKDHPDAYN comes from the exons ATGGGACTTTACACATTTGAGAACGAGTTCACCTCTGAGATTCCACCATCAAGATTGTTCAAGGCTTTTGTCCTCGATGCTGACAACCTCATCCCCAAGATTGCACCCCAAGCAGTCAAGCATGCTGAGATCCTTGAAGGAAACGGTGGCCCCGGAACCATCAAGAAGATCACTTTTGGTGAAG GCAGCCAGTACGGCTACGTGAAGCACAGGGTCGACTCGATTGACGAAGCAAGCTACTCATACGCCTATACTTTGATTGAAGGAGATGCTTTGACAGACACCATCGAGAAAATATCTTACGAGACCAAGTTGGTGGCATCTGGAAGTGGTTCAACCATCAAGAGCATCAGTCACTACCATACCAAAGAAGGTATTGAAATTAAGGAAGAGCACGTGAAGGCTGGAAAAGAGAAGGCCCATGGTTTGTTCAAGCTTATTGAGAGCTACCTTAAGGACCACCCCGACGCATACAACTAA
- the LOC137736191 gene encoding uncharacterized mitochondrial protein AtMg00810-like, with amino-acid sequence MMRLERNLAAEFEMKNPEDLKYFLAVEVARSSRGIFLSQRKYVLDLLKETGMLGCKPVDTPIVEKHYLGIYPDQKPVDKGMYQRLVGRLIYLSHTRPDIAYAVSVVSKFMHSPCVDHMAAVTRILAYLKSAPGKGVLYACHGHMRIEGFIDAD; translated from the coding sequence ATGATGAGGCTAGAGCGAAACCTGGCTGCCGAATTCGAGATGAAGAATCCAGaagatttgaaatattttcttgccGTGGAGGTTGCTCGGTCATCCAGAGGTATTTTCTTGTCTCAACGTAAATATGTTCtggatttattaaaagaaacagGGATGCTGGGATGTAAACCGGTGGACACTCCCATCGTGGAAAAACATTATTTGGGGATTTATCCAGATCAAAAACCAGTTGACAAAGGTATGTATCAAAGACTGGTGGGGAGGCTGATCTATTTGTCTCACACTCGTCCGGATATTGCCTATGCTGTAAGTGTGGTGAGTAAATTCATGCACTCACCATGCGTGGATCATATGGCGGCAGTAACGAGAATCTTGGCTTATTTGAAGTCTGCACCTGGTAAAGGCGTCTTGTATGCGTGTCATGGACATATGAGGATTGAGGGTTTTATTGATGCTGATTAG
- the LOC137736576 gene encoding major strawberry allergen Fra a 1-3-like translates to MGVFTYETEYTSAIPPARLFNALFLDIDNLIPKIAPQAIKTVEILEGDGGVGTIKKVSFGKGSEYNYIKHKVEGLDKDSFVYSYSLIEGDVISDKLEKISYEIKLVAFGTGSNIKSISHYHTKGDVEIKEEHVKAGKDKALGLFKLIENHLLANPDSYN, encoded by the exons atgGGTGTCTTCACATACGAAACCGAATACACCTCAGCCATCCCCCCTGCTAGGTTGTTCAATGCCCTTTTTCTTGATATTGACAACCTCATCCCAAAGATTGCTCCACAAGCAATCAAAACTGTTGAAATTCTTGAGGGGGATGGCGGTGTTGGAACCATCAAGAAAGTTAGTTTTGGCAAAG GGAGTGAATACAACTATATAAAGCACAAGGTTGAGGGACTTGACAAAGATAGCTTTGTGTATAGCTACAGTCTGATTGAAGGAGATGTCATTTCTGACAAACTTGAGAAAATCTCTTATGAGATTAAGTTGGTGGCATTTGGCACTGGTTCCAATATCAAGAGCATCAGCCACTACCACACCAAGGGAGATGTTGAGATCAAAGAAGAACATGTTAAGGCTGGAAAAGACAAGGCCCTTGGTCTGTTCAAGCTTATTGAGAACCACCTTCTAGCAAATCCTGATTCCTACAACTAA
- the LOC137736577 gene encoding major strawberry allergen Fra a 1-3-like — translation MGVFTYESEFTSVIPPVRLYNAFVLDADNLIPKIAPQAVKSTEILEGDGGVGTIKKINFGEGSTYSYVKHRIDGVDKDNFVYKYSVIEGDAISETIEKICYETKLVASDSGCIIKSTSHYHTKGDVEIKEEHVKAGKEKASHLFKLIENYLLEHQDAYN, via the coding sequence ATGGGTGTTTTCACATACGAATCCGAGTTCACCTCCGTCATCCCCCCCGTTAGGTTGTACAATGCCTTTGTTCTTGATGCTGACAACCTCATCCCCAAGATTGCACCACAGGCAGTGAAGAGCACTGAGATCCTTGAAGGAGATGGTGGAGTTGGAACCATTAAAAAGATCAACTTCGGCGAAGGTAGCACATACAGCTATGTGAAGCACAGAATCGATGGAGTTGACAAGGACAACTTTGTGTATAAGTATAGTGTGATTGAGGGAGATGCTATCTCCGAAACAATTGAGAAAATCTGTTACGAGACTAAGTTGGTGGCTTCCGACAGCGGTTGCATCATCAAGAGCACCAGCCACTACCACACCAAGGGAGATGTTGAGATCAAGGAAGAGCATGTTAAGGCTGGCAAAGAGAAGGCCTCCCATCTCTTCAAGCTGATTGAGAACTACCTCTTGGAGCACCAGGATGCCTACAACTAA